In the genome of Magnolia sinica isolate HGM2019 chromosome 2, MsV1, whole genome shotgun sequence, one region contains:
- the LOC131237578 gene encoding transcription factor HHO3, whose amino-acid sequence MPPIFYSILSLLFLFFYRKYILSPSHILRSLILSISGLSLSGPVDARKLPSFSISDTRKHSQFNLPTHNSVHKIEIMDHAEQERRAHEYISALEEERRKIQVFHRELPLCLQLVTEAIDNYKQLMMTELVYPSRSECEETSNDSPVLEEFIPLKRCSSSEEEKSKEKDDESGKKPDWLKSVQLWNPSPDPPPKEDPPPKPSIVETKKSGGAFHPFEKEKPTMAMTPMSDHSASSTAEKCSSGRGGEEKEGQSNRKARRCWSPELHRRFLHALQQLGGSHAATPKQIRELMKVDGLTNDEVKSHLQKYRLHTRRPASTIQNCTSSSQPPQFVVVGGILFQPPEYSAAAATSSAVQPNEASTSVTTNNIYAPIATLPHQHGNSLHQRPAVGPMQSDGRGSPEERSSLAYGNVNSNSPTTSTSSHTTTTSPEL is encoded by the exons ATGCCACCCATTTTTTATTCAATCCTGTCTTTGTTGTTTCTTTTCTTCTATCGAAAGTATATTCTCTCTCCCTCCCATATTCTCAGATCCCTTATTCTCTCCATCTCCGGCCTTTCCCTTTCCGGACCTGTCGATGCTCGAAAACTCCCCTCCTTTTCTATTTCAGACACCCGCAAACATTCCCAATTCAATCTTCCTACCCACAATTCAGTGCATAAGATTGAAATCATGGATCATGCGGAGCAAGAGCGAAGGGCCCACGAATACATCAGCGCCCTTGAAGAAGAACGGCGTAAGATCCAAGTCTTCCATCGCGAGCTTCCACTGTGCCTACAGCTTGTAACAGAAG CCATTGACAATTACAAACAGCTAATGATGACTGAATTGGTATACCCTAGCCGCTCTGAATGTGAGGAGACATCGAATGATAGCCCTGTGTTAGAAGAGTTCATTCCTCTTAAGCGGTGCTCCTCATCAGAAGAGGAGAAGAGCAAGGAGAAGGACGATGAATCCGGCAAGAAGCCCGATTGGCTGAAATCTGTCCAATTGTGGAATCCAAGCCCAGACCCACCTCCAAAAGAG GATCCACCACCAAAACCATCAATCGTCGAGACGAAGAAGAGCGGCGGAGCGTTTCATCCTTTTGAGAAAGAAAAACCAACAATGGCAATGACACCAATGTCTGACCATTCAGCTAGTTCGACCGCTGAGAAGTGTAGCAGTGGCAGAggtggagaagaaaaagaaggtcaGTCAAATAGGAAGGCGAGACGGTGCTGGTCGCCGGAGCTGCACCGAAGGTTTTTACATGCTCTTCAGCAGCTGGGTGGATCCCATG CTGCAACTCCAAAACAAATTAGGGAACTGATGAAGGTAGATGGGCTCACCAACGACGAAGTCAAGAGCCATTTGCAG AAATATCGGTTGCACACTCGACGACCGGCTTCGACGATCCAAAACTGCACTAGCAGCTCTCAGCCCCCTCAATTCGTCGTGGTAGGTGGGATATTGTTCCAGCCACCTGAATACTCTGCAGCTGCAGCCACTTCATCTGCGGTGCAGCCCAACGAGGCTAGTACTAGTGTCACCACCAATAATATCTATGCTCCAATAGCTACATTGCCTCATCAGCATGGGAATTCATTGCATCAGCGGCCTGCAGTGGGCCCCATGCAATCGGACGGCAGAGGCAGCCCAGAGGAGCGAAGCAGCCTCGCGTATGGGAATGTCAATTCTAACTCTCCGACCACATCTACCTCCTCACATACCACCACGACATCCCCAGAATTATGA